The genomic DNA ATTTCGCCTCCTCTCTGGATAAACCCATGATTTCGATCGGATGCGGAGAAGTTGTTGATGGGATTCCCCTCCTGGAGCGTTCCTATCAGGGAGCCTGCACTGCTGTGGATTACTCCCGAAGTCTGGGATTGAGTCAGGTTGTGACGGTTGAAGAAATCAGAAACCGTGAGGCACCTTCTCCGGAAAAACTCAATCAATATACCTCGGAAATGATGAATCATATTAAGGACGGACGTGCCAGAGACAGCATAAAAATCCTCAGGGAACTCATTGAGTATCTTGAAACTCATTACCAGACGCCCCAGCAGCTGTCGTCCATATTTCTTCAGCTGTACTCCAGTATCTCTCTGTTTATCCGGGACCTGGAACTCGTCTCACCCGAAGGAATCCTGGGTTCTCTCAATCCCAGCCATTTTGAGGCTTTGACCACCGCCGAAAAGGCAATCGAGTCGTTGATCCTGAATATTGATGAGCAAATCCGCCAACGGAGAAAAGGGGTGCTTCTTTCCAGAATCGACCGGGCTAAGTCTATCATTCAGGAACGGTTCATAGATAAAGATTTTTCCCTCAACGACATATGCCTTGAGTTATATCTGTCAACGAGTCAGTTTTCTCTCCTCTTCAAGGAAGGGACGGATATGACCTTTGTTGAATACCTTACATTTGTCAGGATGGAGGAGGCAAAGCAGCTGTTGTGGAGCAGCGATTTGAAAAGTTATGAAATCGCAGAGCAGGTGGGATTTTCAGATCCTCGCTACTTCTCCATCATTTTCAAAAAGCATACGGGCATGACTGCCATGGAATACAGAAGGACCAGGACTCAATGAAAAAAGCATTGAGTTTCGGAACCCTGGAGTCCAGGATATACACGATATTTACTGTCATGATATTCAGCGCCATATTTGTGATGCAGCTGGTCTCATTCCGCTATACCATTGATACAGTTAAAAGTACCACCATTGACAGCAACCGGGTAGTGCTGCATCAGCTAGTCTCTCAAATGGACAGTTATATACAGGGGATGGAGCATATCTCTCAGGCCGTGACGGTGGATGATCAAATTCAAATGTTCCTGACCACTTCTGCTGAAGATTCAGGGAAGGTAGAAATGGAGGATACAATTCAGTTTATTCGGCAGAAGCTGCAAAACTATATTCAGGCCCGGGAAGATATTTCGGATATCCTCCTCATCCGAATGGATCGTTTCATCCTGACATCCTCTGAAGATGTGAAGATCAATCCCTGGACGGCCATTCAGGATAAAGACTGGTTTATTGATGCTGTTGAAGTGGGAAATAAGACGATTGTGTCCTCCTCCTATGTTCAGAATCTGATATGGGGGCGCTATTCCTGGGTTGTCTCCCTCAGTAAAGGCATTCTGTCTAAAGAAGATGGCATCTTGAAGGGCATTCTCCTGGTCGATCTTAAATTCAACAGGATCAAAGATCTTTGCCAATCCCTGGTGATCGGCCAGAAGGGGTATAACTTCATCCTGGACAATGAAGGGAACTACGTGTTTCACCCGACGCAGCAGCTCGTGTACAGTAATATCAAGAGCGAACCCCTGGAGGGAATCATGGCTATGATTCATTCCGGAGAAATCCAGACCTATCAGAGGGATGAGCGCTATTATATGGTGGAAACCTCACAACTGACAGGATGGCATGTAGTCAGTGTGATCTATGAAAGCGATATCATCACCGAATGGAAGAGTCTGCAGCTGATCTACACCCTGATCGGCCTGGTTCTTTTTCTCATTGTCGGCCTGGCAACCAATAAAATATCTTCGGGTATCACAAAGCCTGTCAGAAAACTTCAGGAAATCATGCAGACCGTTGAAACTGGAGAATTCCGTGTTGTAGGCTCCATAAAAGCCACCGATGAAATTCGGGAACTAGCCAGAGAATACGATATCATGGTCGGGCGTATCCGTGAATTAATGGATGCCAACACAAGGGAACAGGAGCTTAAAAGAAAGAGTGATCTCAAAGCCCTTCAAGCACAGATTAATCCTCACTTTCTTTATAATACCCTTGATTCTATTATCTGGATGGGAGAGATGAAGCAGAATGAAAAAGTTGTTCAAATGACATCGGCTTTATCTAAACTTTTCAGAATCAGCATCAGCAAGGGGCGGGATCTGATCTCTATCCGGAATGAGCTGGAACATGTTAAATCCTATTTGACGATTCAGGAGATGCGTTATCAGGATAAATTCCGGTATGAGATGAATATGGATCCGGAGATTCTGGATATGACCACCTTGAAAATAACACTTCAACCTCTTGTAGAAAATGCGATCTATCATGGGATTAAGGAAGTGGATCATGAGGGTTTGATCAGCATCTCCGGCTGGCTCGAAGATGATGTGATTGTTCTGGAAGTCAGGGATAATGGAATCGGCATGAATGAGGCACAGCTGGCATTGCTGGTGGAGGGCCTGGAACGTTCGGATGTCAGTGCCGTCAGGCTGAACAGACAGGGGCTGGGAGTCCGAAATGTCCATGAACGGATCCAGCTCTATTTTGGAAAAGAGTATGGCCTCGTCTGCGAGAGTTCTCCCGGAGTCGGGACCTGTATTTCCGTCCGTTTTCCCGCATCATCACTGGAGGTCGTATTTTGAAAAGATGGTACCTTCTTATGTCCAGCCTGATGGCGGCGCTGGCTCTGTTTATGGCTCTTTCTCTTTTTTATGACAGTGCCTCCTCCGAGGTTCCTGCTCCCGAGGGAACAATTGAAATTGTTTTAAAATCAATAGTGGGACAACCCATGGATTTCTGGGACGTTGTAGATCAGGGTATCGTTGATGCAGCCAGGGAGTTTGGTGTCAATGTGGAGGTTTCAGGTCCTCGTTTTGAAAAAGAAATCAACAGTCAGATCCAAATACTGGATAATATCATTCAAAAAAATCCTCCCTTGATCATCCTGGCAGCCTCAGACTACAAGAAGCTCGTCGAGTCGGTTGAGAGGGCCAGTCTTCAGGGAATCCCCATTATCACCATTGATTCCGGTGTCGATTCGGATATTCCTATTTCTTTTGTGGCCACCAACAATGTGGATGCAGGCGTGAAAGCCGGAGAAGAGATGAAACGACTGATTGATGAGCATGACAGGAAGCAGATTGCCATTGTCAGCCATATACAGGAAACAGCTACAGCCATCGAACGGGAGAGGGGGGTCCGCAGTGCCCTGGAAGGGGAGAACATCATCGGCACCTGGTTCTGTGATGTAGAGCAGGATATCGCCTATCAGATTACTCTGGAACTGCTTAAAAATCCTGATCT from Oceanispirochaeta sp. includes the following:
- a CDS encoding sensor histidine kinase, yielding MKKALSFGTLESRIYTIFTVMIFSAIFVMQLVSFRYTIDTVKSTTIDSNRVVLHQLVSQMDSYIQGMEHISQAVTVDDQIQMFLTTSAEDSGKVEMEDTIQFIRQKLQNYIQAREDISDILLIRMDRFILTSSEDVKINPWTAIQDKDWFIDAVEVGNKTIVSSSYVQNLIWGRYSWVVSLSKGILSKEDGILKGILLVDLKFNRIKDLCQSLVIGQKGYNFILDNEGNYVFHPTQQLVYSNIKSEPLEGIMAMIHSGEIQTYQRDERYYMVETSQLTGWHVVSVIYESDIITEWKSLQLIYTLIGLVLFLIVGLATNKISSGITKPVRKLQEIMQTVETGEFRVVGSIKATDEIRELAREYDIMVGRIRELMDANTREQELKRKSDLKALQAQINPHFLYNTLDSIIWMGEMKQNEKVVQMTSALSKLFRISISKGRDLISIRNELEHVKSYLTIQEMRYQDKFRYEMNMDPEILDMTTLKITLQPLVENAIYHGIKEVDHEGLISISGWLEDDVIVLEVRDNGIGMNEAQLALLVEGLERSDVSAVRLNRQGLGVRNVHERIQLYFGKEYGLVCESSPGVGTCISVRFPASSLEVVF
- a CDS encoding response regulator — translated: MYKMIFVDDEAIVREGISSCVPWDEVGFQLVGVFEHGLDALEYIKNNPVDLVLSDINMPRMSGLELSRVLGEKFPDIIIILLTGYDDFEYAQEAIRNQVREFILKPITRNELSTVLSTIRKELDLERSSRLQQDMLKAKLDQSFPLLKERFLCRLISDSVSIDKLQDRKAFFQWTDLESLYQVVILKIPSSWSELERFSLGEFLKGLVKDVDEVFFSRMEDIIFLIQESRQDRFKAYTTMLAQEAFNFASSLDKPMISIGCGEVVDGIPLLERSYQGACTAVDYSRSLGLSQVVTVEEIRNREAPSPEKLNQYTSEMMNHIKDGRARDSIKILRELIEYLETHYQTPQQLSSIFLQLYSSISLFIRDLELVSPEGILGSLNPSHFEALTTAEKAIESLILNIDEQIRQRRKGVLLSRIDRAKSIIQERFIDKDFSLNDICLELYLSTSQFSLLFKEGTDMTFVEYLTFVRMEEAKQLLWSSDLKSYEIAEQVGFSDPRYFSIIFKKHTGMTAMEYRRTRTQ
- a CDS encoding substrate-binding domain-containing protein, with amino-acid sequence MKRWYLLMSSLMAALALFMALSLFYDSASSEVPAPEGTIEIVLKSIVGQPMDFWDVVDQGIVDAAREFGVNVEVSGPRFEKEINSQIQILDNIIQKNPPLIILAASDYKKLVESVERASLQGIPIITIDSGVDSDIPISFVATNNVDAGVKAGEEMKRLIDEHDRKQIAIVSHIQETATAIERERGVRSALEGENIIGTWFCDVEQDIAYQITLELLKNPDLGGIVALNEVASLGVARAIRESNSKRDVLVVGFDNAVQELSDLEEGIIQATVVQRPYNMGYLSVKAAADYLKGNDIDPLVDTGSVLITKDNMFERQYQELLFPFSGIK